From Micromonospora rifamycinica, a single genomic window includes:
- a CDS encoding NAD(P)H-hydrate dehydratase produces the protein MKPVWRVADVRAAEAGLMSTVAPGTLMQRAAAGLARRCALLLADRGGVYGARVLLLVGSGDNGGDALYAGERLARRGAQVAVLPTSPGRAHAEGLAALRAAGGRLVDAPPAVVDLVLDGIVGIGGTGGLRENADRIVADLPALRGRDGGRATVVAVDVPSGVAVDTGDVPTDDTGRPRAVRADVTVAFGALKPALVVGPAAPLAGQVELVDIGLGPWLRGDPALRVTEWSDVRAWWPRAGASAEKYSRGVVGVATGSRTYPGAAVLSVGGALAGPTGLVRYAGGARDEVVRQHPSAIATDRVAGAGRVQAWVCGSGLGTDEQAGAELRAVLAAPVPVVLDADALTLLVDGSLADRLRHRDAPIVVTPHDREFTRLCGEEPGADRVAAALRLAAWMNATVLLKGDRTVVGTPDGRAYVNPTGSPALATGGTGDVLAGLLGALLAAGLAPERAAAVAAYLHGLAGREAARGGPVTAPDVVAALRPVVAPLL, from the coding sequence ATGAAACCGGTGTGGCGGGTGGCGGACGTACGCGCGGCGGAGGCCGGTCTGATGTCCACCGTGGCGCCCGGGACGCTGATGCAGCGGGCGGCGGCGGGGCTGGCCCGGCGCTGCGCCCTGCTGCTCGCCGACCGGGGCGGGGTGTACGGCGCGCGGGTGCTGCTGCTGGTCGGCTCCGGCGACAACGGCGGCGACGCGCTGTACGCGGGCGAGCGGCTGGCCCGGCGCGGCGCGCAGGTCGCCGTGTTGCCGACCAGCCCCGGCCGGGCGCACGCCGAGGGCCTGGCCGCGCTGCGGGCCGCCGGGGGACGGTTGGTCGACGCCCCGCCCGCCGTGGTCGACCTGGTGCTCGACGGGATCGTCGGGATCGGGGGCACCGGCGGCCTGCGGGAGAATGCCGACCGGATCGTCGCCGACCTGCCCGCGCTGCGGGGTCGCGACGGCGGCCGGGCCACCGTGGTCGCGGTGGACGTGCCCAGCGGGGTGGCGGTGGACACCGGGGACGTGCCGACGGACGACACGGGTCGGCCCCGCGCCGTGCGGGCGGACGTCACGGTGGCGTTCGGCGCGCTGAAGCCGGCCCTGGTGGTCGGCCCGGCGGCCCCGCTCGCCGGTCAGGTGGAGCTGGTCGACATCGGGCTCGGTCCGTGGCTGCGCGGGGATCCCGCACTGCGGGTCACCGAGTGGTCGGACGTGCGGGCCTGGTGGCCCCGCGCCGGGGCGTCGGCGGAGAAGTACAGCCGGGGCGTGGTCGGGGTGGCCACCGGGTCGCGGACCTACCCGGGGGCGGCGGTGCTCTCGGTGGGTGGCGCGCTGGCCGGCCCCACCGGCCTGGTCCGGTACGCCGGTGGGGCCCGGGACGAGGTGGTCCGCCAGCACCCGTCGGCGATCGCCACCGACCGGGTGGCCGGGGCGGGCCGGGTGCAGGCCTGGGTCTGCGGCTCCGGCCTGGGCACCGACGAACAGGCCGGTGCGGAGCTGCGCGCGGTGCTGGCCGCGCCGGTGCCGGTGGTACTCGACGCGGACGCGCTGACCCTGCTGGTGGACGGCTCGCTCGCCGACCGGCTGCGCCACCGGGACGCCCCGATCGTGGTCACCCCGCACGACCGGGAGTTCACCCGGCTGTGCGGCGAGGAGCCGGGGGCCGACCGGGTCGCCGCCGCGCTGCGGCTGGCCGCCTGGATGAACGCGACGGTGCTGCTCAAGGGGGACCGCACGGTCGTCGGCACGCCGGACGGCCGGGCGTACGTCAACCCGACCGGCAGTCCCGCGCTGGCCACCGGGGGTACCGGGGACGTGCTGGCCGGGCTGCTCGGCGCGCTGCTCGCCGCCGGGTTGGCCCCGGAGCGGGCGGCGGCCGTCGCGGCGTATCTGCACGGGCTGGCCGGTCGGGAGGCGGCCCGGGGCGGCCCGGTGACCGCGCCGGACGTGGTGGCGGCGCTGCGCCCGGTGGTCGCTCCGCTGCTCTGA
- the alr gene encoding alanine racemase, with the protein MWQAEVRVDLDAIRANVTRLRSGTGAELMAVVKADGYGHGMVPSARAALDAGADWLGVCTLDEALTLRRAGITVPVLAWLLTPGLPLHEGVAAGVDLAAASLAQLDEMVEAGRVADRPARLHLKIDTGLSRGGATVADWPALLEAAAKAQADGLVEVVGVWSHFVYADSPGHPTTDRQLAVFHEGLAMAERAGLRPRYRHLANSAATLTRPDTHFDLVRPGLAVYGLSPIAGQQFGLRRAMTARARVMLAKRVPAGTGVSYGHTYTTAEEANLAVVPLGYADGVPRHASNVGPVQLGGKRRTISGRVCMDQFVLDCGADEVAAGDVATLFGSGDDGMPTADDWAEAVGTINYEIVTRFGGVRVPRVYDGERQ; encoded by the coding sequence ATGTGGCAGGCCGAGGTACGCGTCGATCTGGACGCGATCCGTGCGAACGTGACCCGGCTCCGGTCGGGCACCGGCGCCGAGCTGATGGCGGTGGTGAAGGCCGACGGGTACGGCCACGGCATGGTCCCGTCGGCGCGGGCCGCGCTCGACGCGGGGGCGGACTGGCTGGGGGTGTGCACCCTCGACGAGGCGTTGACCCTGCGCCGGGCCGGGATCACCGTGCCGGTGCTCGCCTGGCTGCTCACCCCGGGGCTGCCGCTGCACGAGGGGGTGGCGGCCGGGGTGGACCTGGCCGCCGCGAGCCTGGCCCAGCTCGACGAGATGGTCGAGGCGGGTCGGGTCGCCGACCGGCCGGCCCGGCTGCACCTGAAGATCGACACCGGGCTGTCCCGGGGCGGGGCCACCGTCGCCGACTGGCCCGCCCTGCTGGAGGCCGCCGCGAAGGCCCAGGCCGACGGCCTGGTCGAGGTGGTCGGCGTGTGGAGCCACTTCGTGTACGCGGACTCGCCCGGCCACCCCACCACCGACCGGCAGTTGGCGGTCTTCCACGAGGGGCTGGCCATGGCCGAGCGGGCCGGACTGCGCCCCCGGTACCGGCACCTGGCCAACTCGGCGGCCACCCTGACCCGGCCGGACACCCACTTCGACCTGGTCCGGCCCGGGCTCGCCGTGTACGGGCTGTCGCCGATCGCCGGGCAGCAGTTCGGGCTGCGCCGGGCGATGACCGCGCGGGCCCGGGTGATGCTCGCCAAGCGGGTTCCCGCCGGCACCGGTGTGTCGTACGGCCACACCTACACCACGGCCGAGGAGGCGAACCTGGCGGTGGTGCCGCTCGGCTACGCCGACGGGGTGCCCCGGCACGCCTCCAACGTCGGCCCGGTGCAGCTCGGCGGGAAGCGGCGGACCATCTCCGGCCGGGTCTGCATGGACCAGTTCGTCCTCGACTGCGGCGCCGACGAGGTGGCCGCCGGTGACGTGGCGACCCTCTTCGGCAGCGGCGACGACGGGATGCCGACCGCCGACGACTGGGCCGAGGCGGTCGGCACGATCAACTACGAGATCGTCACCCGGTTCGGCGGGGTCCGGGTGCCCCGGGTCTACGACGGCGAGCGACAGTGA
- a CDS encoding alpha/beta fold hydrolase, which produces MSAVSRFRVPRPRTAAGRVAGVVGAAVGVAAAGLAAGVATERALVRRLKADPADPYTGEDFGAQRYDEAYRLQLPDGTDIHVEVVEPTRPVPGHPTVVLVHGFCLDMGTFHFQRQLLAERGDYRIVAYDQPGHGRSGRLETGEYDLAALGHTLRRVIDRTAPEGPLVLVGHSMGGMTIMAFAEAYPELFGDRVVGTVLMATSGGLLAETKLVAPALLGRVGSPVLFMMNNATRYGGIVIDRARRSTSNVAWLLTRRYGFGTPKPSPALVSYVERMNSRTSADTVTRYLRTLATHSRFPALAALSGTPVLVVVGDKDMITPVVHSDEIVRRLPHAEYLKIQDSGHVVMLEHADEVNAALERFLEAL; this is translated from the coding sequence GTGAGCGCGGTCAGCCGGTTCCGGGTGCCCCGGCCGAGGACCGCCGCCGGGCGGGTGGCCGGCGTGGTCGGGGCCGCGGTGGGGGTGGCCGCCGCCGGGCTGGCCGCCGGGGTGGCCACCGAGCGCGCCCTGGTCCGCCGGCTCAAGGCCGACCCCGCCGACCCGTACACCGGGGAGGACTTCGGCGCGCAGCGCTACGACGAGGCGTACCGGCTGCAGTTGCCGGACGGCACCGACATCCACGTCGAGGTGGTCGAGCCGACCCGACCGGTGCCGGGGCACCCGACGGTGGTGCTGGTGCACGGCTTCTGCCTGGACATGGGGACGTTCCACTTCCAGCGTCAGCTGCTGGCCGAGCGGGGCGACTACCGGATCGTCGCGTACGACCAGCCGGGGCACGGCCGGTCGGGCCGGTTGGAGACCGGCGAGTACGACCTCGCCGCGCTCGGCCACACCCTGCGCCGGGTGATCGACCGGACCGCCCCGGAGGGGCCGTTGGTGCTGGTCGGGCACTCGATGGGTGGGATGACCATCATGGCGTTCGCCGAGGCGTACCCGGAGCTGTTCGGTGACCGGGTGGTCGGCACGGTGCTGATGGCCACGTCGGGCGGGTTGCTCGCCGAGACGAAGCTGGTCGCCCCGGCCCTGCTCGGCCGGGTCGGCTCGCCGGTGCTGTTCATGATGAACAACGCCACCCGGTACGGCGGGATCGTGATCGACCGGGCCCGCAGGTCCACCTCCAACGTGGCCTGGCTGCTGACCCGCCGGTACGGCTTCGGCACCCCGAAACCGAGCCCGGCGCTGGTGTCGTACGTGGAGCGGATGAACTCCCGGACGTCGGCCGACACGGTGACCCGCTATCTGCGGACCCTGGCCACCCACTCCCGGTTCCCGGCGCTGGCCGCGCTGAGCGGCACGCCGGTGCTGGTCGTGGTGGGCGACAAGGACATGATCACGCCGGTGGTGCACTCGGACGAGATCGTCCGCCGGCTGCCGCACGCCGAGTATCTCAAGATCCAAGACAGTGGGCACGTGGTGATGCTGGAACACGCCGACGAGGTCAACGCCGCGCTGGAACGTTTCCTGGAGGCGCTGTGA
- the tsaE gene encoding tRNA (adenosine(37)-N6)-threonylcarbamoyltransferase complex ATPase subunit type 1 TsaE, which produces MTVRVTLPTVEDTRDFGRRLAAVLRAGDLLLLTGPLGAGKTALTQGLGTGLGVRGDVTSPTFVIARVHRPDPARGGAVAMVHADAYRLGDATDPRAEIDDLDLDASVDDSVTVVEWGEGLVEQLVDAHLRVRIDRRDDDTRVVELEPVGGDWARRLAALG; this is translated from the coding sequence GTGACGGTGCGCGTCACGTTGCCCACCGTCGAGGACACCCGGGACTTCGGCCGGCGGCTGGCCGCCGTGCTGCGCGCCGGTGACCTGCTGCTGCTCACCGGCCCGCTGGGGGCCGGCAAGACCGCGCTCACCCAGGGGCTCGGCACCGGCCTGGGGGTACGCGGCGACGTCACCTCGCCGACCTTCGTGATCGCCCGGGTGCACCGGCCGGATCCGGCGCGCGGCGGCGCGGTGGCCATGGTGCACGCCGACGCGTACCGGTTGGGCGACGCGACCGACCCGCGCGCCGAGATCGACGACCTGGACCTGGACGCCTCGGTGGACGACTCGGTGACCGTGGTCGAGTGGGGCGAGGGGCTGGTCGAGCAGCTCGTCGACGCCCACCTGCGGGTCCGCATCGACCGCCGCGACGACGACACCCGGGTGGTCGAGTTGGAGCCGGTGGGCGGGGACTGGGCGCGGCGGCTGGCCGCCCTGGGCTGA
- the ung gene encoding uracil-DNA glycosylase, giving the protein MPDDTPTLDLLALLPPAWRAVLTPHLDPARTAALADYVAREYATQTVFPPVEDLFSAYRLCEPEQCRVLILGQDPYHKAGQAHGLSFSVREGVSVPPSLRNVFKELSEDLGVPKPRSGNLDGWAAQGVLLLNAVLTVRQASPGSHGNKGWEEFTDATIRALDARDEPVVFLLWGGYARKKAALVTNPRHVVLEAGHPSPMNPRGFLGSRPFSATNKALADAGLPPIDWERSAG; this is encoded by the coding sequence ATGCCCGACGACACCCCCACCCTCGACCTGCTGGCACTGCTGCCGCCGGCGTGGCGTGCCGTGCTCACCCCGCACCTGGATCCGGCCCGGACGGCGGCGCTGGCCGACTACGTCGCCCGCGAGTACGCCACCCAGACCGTCTTCCCGCCGGTGGAGGATCTCTTCTCCGCCTACCGGTTGTGCGAGCCCGAGCAGTGCCGGGTACTGATCCTCGGTCAGGACCCTTACCACAAGGCGGGGCAGGCGCACGGGCTGAGCTTCAGCGTCCGCGAGGGGGTGTCCGTGCCGCCGTCGCTGCGCAACGTCTTCAAGGAGCTGAGCGAGGACCTGGGGGTGCCCAAGCCGCGCAGCGGGAACCTGGACGGGTGGGCGGCACAGGGGGTGCTGCTGCTCAACGCGGTGCTCACCGTCCGGCAGGCCAGCCCGGGCTCGCACGGCAACAAGGGGTGGGAGGAGTTCACCGACGCGACCATCCGCGCCCTGGACGCCCGGGACGAGCCGGTGGTCTTCCTGCTCTGGGGCGGCTACGCCCGCAAGAAGGCGGCCCTGGTCACCAACCCCCGGCACGTGGTGCTGGAGGCGGGTCACCCGAGCCCGATGAACCCGCGTGGCTTCCTCGGCAGCCGCCCGTTCAGCGCCACCAACAAGGCCCTTGCCGATGCCGGTCTGCCCCCGATCGACTGGGAGCGCTCGGCCGGCTGA
- a CDS encoding helix-turn-helix domain-containing protein has product MPESSRLTTEIAAMLRWERSAQRLTQQQLADRAGTSQSAVARIERGERVPGMPLVERLFAALGRQLTVTVEELDSHLDARIDALATRSLADRIDELGLDRLLDRLGDLPHLLTGATAALLQGAPVPADAVEIAVRWRDSARFTAWLQAAYGQRWNARWREFGGLYLAPEEPGEHYWSTRYGDIRAQMCDELPAAIEVRHGEHSYRVVPLVTVELTDPQAAALLRRHRRRSADHRATPDDRATPDDRDSTDDPTSAHDPASAVGPGARTGR; this is encoded by the coding sequence ATGCCTGAGAGTAGTCGCCTCACCACGGAGATCGCCGCCATGCTGCGCTGGGAGCGCAGCGCCCAACGGCTCACCCAGCAGCAACTGGCGGATCGGGCCGGGACCAGTCAGAGCGCGGTGGCCCGGATCGAGCGCGGGGAACGGGTGCCGGGCATGCCGCTGGTGGAACGCCTCTTCGCCGCCCTGGGTCGGCAGCTCACCGTGACCGTCGAGGAGCTGGACAGCCACCTCGACGCCCGGATCGACGCCCTCGCCACGCGGTCGCTCGCCGACCGGATCGACGAACTCGGGCTGGACCGGCTGCTGGACCGGCTGGGTGACCTGCCCCACCTGCTGACCGGCGCCACCGCCGCCCTGCTCCAGGGTGCCCCGGTCCCCGCCGACGCGGTCGAGATCGCTGTGCGGTGGCGCGACTCCGCCCGGTTCACCGCCTGGCTGCAGGCCGCCTACGGGCAGCGGTGGAACGCCCGGTGGCGTGAGTTCGGCGGGCTGTACCTGGCCCCGGAGGAGCCGGGCGAGCACTACTGGTCGACCCGGTACGGCGATATCCGCGCCCAGATGTGCGACGAGCTTCCCGCAGCGATCGAGGTACGGCACGGGGAGCACAGTTACCGGGTGGTGCCGCTGGTCACGGTGGAGCTGACCGACCCGCAGGCCGCCGCCCTGCTGCGCCGGCACCGCCGCCGCTCGGCCGACCACCGCGCCACACCCGACGACCGCGCCACACCCGACGACCGCGATTCGACCGACGACCCCACCTCGGCCCACGACCCGGCCTCGGCCGTCGGCCCCGGCGCGCGAACCGGGCGGTAG
- the tsaB gene encoding tRNA (adenosine(37)-N6)-threonylcarbamoyltransferase complex dimerization subunit type 1 TsaB, whose product MLVLVVDSSTPAVTAALAEVTADGVALRAHRCTVDARAHGELLAPQVETVLADVGARPADLGAIVAGLGPGPFTGLRVGLVTAATMGQVLGIPTYGVCSLDGIGHPTATPATVAPGTEASGTEAPGTATPATAASSATAPATAASSATTPATAASSTAAASTEAGPVAPGDAPAGRATAGVGRVLVAADARRKEVYWAVYDESGQRIAGPAVDAPTVAAAQARELAVTVAAGDGAHRYADVLGLPLRVVPRYPDAAALVALAAERIRAGAPGEALTPLYLRRPDAVAATSRKSVLP is encoded by the coding sequence GTGCTCGTACTGGTGGTGGACTCCTCGACTCCCGCGGTCACCGCGGCCCTGGCCGAGGTCACGGCGGACGGCGTCGCGCTGCGGGCGCACCGGTGCACGGTCGACGCCCGCGCCCACGGTGAACTGCTCGCCCCGCAGGTGGAGACGGTGCTCGCCGATGTCGGCGCGCGGCCAGCCGACCTCGGGGCGATCGTCGCCGGGCTCGGCCCCGGCCCTTTCACCGGGCTGCGGGTCGGGCTGGTCACCGCCGCCACCATGGGCCAGGTGCTCGGCATCCCCACCTACGGCGTCTGCTCCCTCGACGGTATCGGCCACCCGACCGCGACACCCGCGACCGTCGCCCCCGGGACCGAGGCATCCGGGACCGAGGCGCCCGGAACCGCGACACCCGCGACCGCCGCATCTTCGGCCACGGCACCCGCGACCGCCGCATCTTCGGCCACGACACCCGCGACCGCCGCATCTTCGACCGCGGCAGCCTCGACCGAGGCAGGCCCGGTGGCGCCCGGGGACGCTCCCGCCGGCCGGGCCACAGCGGGGGTGGGGCGGGTGCTGGTCGCGGCCGACGCCCGGCGGAAGGAGGTCTACTGGGCGGTCTACGACGAGAGCGGCCAGCGGATCGCCGGGCCGGCAGTGGACGCCCCGACGGTCGCCGCCGCCCAGGCTCGGGAGCTGGCGGTCACCGTGGCGGCCGGGGACGGCGCCCACCGCTACGCCGACGTGCTCGGGCTGCCGCTGCGCGTCGTACCCCGGTATCCGGACGCCGCCGCCCTGGTCGCCCTGGCCGCCGAACGGATCCGGGCGGGTGCCCCGGGTGAGGCGCTCACCCCGCTCTACCTGCGCCGGCCGGACGCGGTGGCGGCGACCAGCCGTAAGTCGGTGCTGCCGTGA
- the rimI gene encoding ribosomal protein S18-alanine N-acetyltransferase produces MTVRLDRFRWWHIGEVLLIEADLFGAEQWSPAMFWNELASGHHYRVALDADGSLVGYAGLTVDPAGESWVQNIAVRRDAQRRGIGRALLEDLLAEAARRGIDSVLLEVAVDNAPAQRLYATYGFEPIGVRRGYYQPSNTDALVMRRDAAPVADGTDHG; encoded by the coding sequence GTGACGGTACGACTCGACCGGTTCCGCTGGTGGCACATCGGCGAGGTGCTGCTGATCGAGGCGGACCTGTTCGGCGCGGAGCAGTGGTCGCCGGCGATGTTCTGGAACGAACTGGCCAGCGGCCACCACTACCGGGTGGCCCTGGACGCCGACGGCTCGCTGGTGGGCTACGCGGGCCTCACCGTCGATCCGGCCGGTGAGTCGTGGGTGCAGAACATCGCGGTCCGCCGGGACGCCCAGCGGCGCGGGATCGGCCGGGCGCTGCTGGAGGACCTGCTGGCCGAGGCCGCCCGACGCGGGATCGACAGTGTCCTGCTGGAGGTGGCCGTCGACAACGCCCCCGCCCAACGGCTCTACGCGACGTACGGGTTCGAGCCGATCGGCGTACGACGGGGCTACTACCAACCGAGCAACACCGACGCGCTGGTCATGCGGCGCGACGCGGCACCGGTCGCAGACGGGACGGACCATGGGTGA
- the tsaD gene encoding tRNA (adenosine(37)-N6)-threonylcarbamoyltransferase complex transferase subunit TsaD translates to MGDEPLILGIETSCDETGVGIVRGHTLLADALASSVDEHARFGGVVPEVASRAHLEAIVPTMDRALREAGVTIADIDAIAVTAGPGLAGALLVGVAAAKGYAVAAEKPVYGVNHLAAHVAVDTLEHGPLPAPAIAMLVSGGHSSLLLVDDLARGVTPLGATIDDAAGEAFDKVARLLGLPFPGGPYIDREARAGDPASIGFPRGLTAARDLAAHRYDFSFSGLKTAVARWVEGRRRAGEPVPVADVAASFQEAVCDVLTGKALAACRAHGVDTLVIGGGVAANSRLRAMAEQRAQRYGIRVRVPRPGLCTDNGAMVAALGAHLVAAGVAPSRLDLPADSALPLTTVSV, encoded by the coding sequence ATGGGTGACGAACCGCTGATCCTCGGCATCGAGACCTCCTGCGACGAGACCGGGGTGGGCATCGTCCGTGGGCACACCCTGCTCGCCGACGCGCTGGCCTCCAGCGTGGACGAACACGCCCGGTTCGGTGGGGTGGTGCCGGAGGTGGCCAGCCGGGCACACCTGGAGGCCATCGTGCCGACCATGGACCGGGCGCTGCGCGAGGCGGGGGTGACCATCGCCGACATCGACGCGATCGCGGTCACCGCCGGCCCCGGTCTGGCCGGGGCACTGCTGGTAGGGGTGGCCGCCGCCAAGGGCTACGCGGTGGCCGCCGAGAAGCCGGTGTACGGGGTGAACCACCTGGCCGCGCACGTCGCGGTGGACACCCTGGAACACGGCCCGCTGCCGGCACCGGCGATCGCCATGCTGGTCTCCGGCGGGCACTCCTCGCTGCTGCTCGTCGACGATCTGGCCCGGGGGGTCACCCCGTTGGGCGCGACCATCGACGACGCGGCCGGGGAGGCGTTCGACAAGGTGGCCCGGCTGCTCGGGCTGCCGTTCCCGGGCGGCCCGTACATCGACCGGGAGGCGCGGGCCGGCGACCCGGCGTCGATCGGCTTCCCGCGCGGCCTCACCGCCGCCAGGGATCTCGCCGCCCACCGGTACGACTTCTCCTTCTCCGGGCTGAAGACGGCGGTGGCCCGCTGGGTGGAGGGCCGGCGGCGTGCCGGTGAGCCGGTGCCGGTGGCCGACGTGGCCGCCTCCTTCCAGGAGGCGGTCTGCGACGTGCTCACCGGCAAGGCGCTGGCCGCCTGTCGGGCGCACGGGGTGGACACCCTGGTCATCGGTGGGGGAGTGGCGGCCAACTCCCGGCTGCGGGCGATGGCCGAGCAGCGGGCGCAGCGGTACGGCATCCGGGTCCGGGTGCCCCGCCCGGGGCTGTGCACCGACAACGGGGCGATGGTCGCCGCGCTCGGGGCGCACCTGGTGGCGGCCGGGGTGGCACCGAGCCGGCTGGACCTGCCGGCCGACTCGGCACTGCCGCTGACCACTGTCAGCGTGTGA
- a CDS encoding DUF4142 domain-containing protein gives MAPLDSVRRRRGHRTHRVAVLLVTFLAGLVVLPGMAVAAPGVQLNAADMTLLNGVRLAGLWEMPAGTMAAEKGQSARVREVGAEIARQHGVLDELVVQAANKLGATLPTDPTTEQKGWLTEMQNASGAQFDQIFVTRLRLAHGKIFPVIGAVRASTRDNTVRKLADEANKFVGDHMAMLESTGLVRWQQMPPAAIPAAQNDSLVAAAQAGAASGPSVGVSTTVVWAVFLLALGAGGYATWRVMRRS, from the coding sequence ATGGCACCGCTGGATTCCGTACGTCGTCGGCGAGGGCACCGGACCCACCGGGTGGCGGTGCTGCTCGTCACCTTCCTGGCTGGTCTGGTCGTGCTACCCGGCATGGCGGTCGCCGCACCCGGCGTCCAGTTGAACGCCGCCGACATGACGCTGCTCAACGGCGTCCGGTTGGCTGGCCTGTGGGAGATGCCGGCCGGCACGATGGCCGCCGAGAAGGGCCAGTCCGCGCGGGTACGGGAGGTCGGCGCGGAGATCGCCCGTCAGCACGGCGTCCTCGACGAGCTGGTGGTGCAGGCCGCCAACAAGCTGGGCGCGACGCTGCCGACCGATCCCACCACCGAGCAGAAGGGGTGGCTGACCGAGATGCAGAACGCCTCCGGCGCTCAGTTCGACCAGATCTTCGTGACCCGGCTCCGGCTGGCGCACGGCAAGATCTTCCCGGTGATCGGCGCGGTACGGGCCAGCACCCGGGACAACACCGTACGCAAGCTCGCCGACGAGGCCAACAAGTTCGTGGGCGACCACATGGCCATGCTGGAGAGCACCGGGCTGGTCCGCTGGCAGCAGATGCCGCCGGCCGCGATCCCGGCCGCGCAGAACGACTCGCTGGTCGCCGCCGCCCAGGCCGGGGCCGCCTCCGGCCCGTCGGTCGGGGTCAGCACCACAGTGGTCTGGGCGGTCTTCCTGCTCGCGCTCGGCGCGGGCGGTTACGCCACCTGGCGGGTCATGCGCCGCAGTTGA
- a CDS encoding ROK family protein translates to MRVGPSQDEIRRQNLGALLRHVHVHGATSRAELTTALGLNRSTIGALTADLAGAGLVSEGTPKETGRAGRPSLVVRPESARVYAYAYSIEVDRLRAARVGLGGEVLDRRELDRPRDLDAAETTPMLAGALKQMRERVPAGSICVGAGVAVCGMVRKADGLVRLGPTTGWVDEPIGAALAAEVGVELPVTVGNVADVAAFAEHARGVAAGCDNVIYLYGDVGVGAGIIAGGRRLTGHGGYGGEVGHMVVVRDGTPCECGSRGCWETQIGEYGLLRAAGRSDARGREALLAVFDAADRGDARAQTAVRHAGDWLGFGVANLVNIFNPEMVIFGGTMRDLYLAAAAQVRSRLNETGLPACLEHVRLRTPKLGDDAALIGAAELAFERLLADPLDVG, encoded by the coding sequence ATGCGGGTAGGACCGAGCCAGGACGAGATCCGGCGGCAGAACCTCGGGGCGCTGCTCCGGCACGTCCACGTGCACGGCGCCACCTCCCGCGCGGAACTCACCACCGCCCTCGGGCTGAACCGCAGCACCATCGGCGCGCTCACCGCCGACCTGGCCGGCGCCGGGCTGGTCAGCGAGGGGACGCCGAAGGAGACCGGCCGGGCCGGACGACCGTCGCTGGTCGTCCGGCCCGAGTCGGCCCGGGTCTACGCGTACGCGTACTCGATCGAGGTGGACCGGCTGCGGGCCGCGCGGGTCGGACTCGGCGGCGAGGTGCTCGACCGCCGTGAACTGGACCGGCCGCGCGACCTGGACGCCGCGGAGACCACCCCGATGCTGGCCGGCGCGCTGAAACAGATGCGGGAACGGGTGCCCGCCGGGTCCATCTGCGTCGGTGCCGGCGTCGCCGTCTGCGGCATGGTCCGCAAGGCCGACGGGCTGGTCCGGCTCGGCCCGACCACCGGATGGGTGGACGAGCCGATCGGCGCGGCGCTCGCCGCCGAGGTGGGCGTGGAGTTGCCGGTCACCGTCGGCAACGTGGCCGACGTCGCCGCCTTCGCCGAACACGCCCGGGGCGTCGCCGCCGGCTGCGACAACGTGATCTACCTCTACGGGGACGTCGGCGTCGGTGCCGGCATCATCGCCGGGGGCCGCCGGCTGACCGGTCACGGCGGGTACGGCGGCGAGGTCGGGCACATGGTGGTGGTGCGCGACGGAACCCCCTGCGAGTGCGGCTCGCGGGGCTGCTGGGAGACCCAGATCGGCGAGTACGGGCTGCTCCGGGCCGCCGGCCGGTCCGACGCCCGGGGCCGCGAGGCGCTGCTGGCCGTCTTCGACGCCGCCGACCGGGGCGACGCCCGCGCCCAGACCGCGGTACGACACGCCGGTGACTGGCTCGGTTTCGGGGTGGCGAACCTGGTCAACATCTTCAACCCCGAGATGGTCATCTTCGGCGGCACCATGCGGGACCTCTACCTGGCCGCCGCCGCCCAGGTCCGCAGCCGGCTCAACGAGACCGGGTTGCCCGCCTGCCTGGAGCACGTCCGGCTGCGCACCCCCAAGCTCGGTGACGACGCGGCGCTGATCGGCGCGGCCGAACTCGCCTTCGAACGGCTCCTCGCCGACCCCCTCGACGTGGGCTGA